TGATGACATCAATCCTGGGGATGAGACCAGTTCCTTCCGAATTGTTTGATCTGGAAGATGCCTTTCAGGATCCGGACATGAACGCCGCCAACGATTACCGTATCAACCCGGTTATCAACCTGCAGAATTCCTACAATGTAACCAATACACATAACATTACGGCCAATGGTTATGCAGAATATGCAATCCTTAAAGATTTAAAGTTGAGATCATCTTTTGGTATTGTCGAAAATAAGGCTGAAAATGATGTGTTTAACAACACCAAAACCTCTACAGGCCGCCCGGGAGGTACAAACGGGGTAAACGGAAAAATTACCAATAATAACTACAGTAACTGGTTAAACGAAAACACGCTGACCTGGGATAAAAAAATAAGTAAAAAATCAAAATTAAACCTGTTGGGCGGATTTACACTTCAAAAAAGACACACCTGGAGCAATGGACGCTCGGTAACCCAATTGCCTAACGAAGACCTGATGTTTGATGGTTTTGACCAGGGCGTACAGCAAAGGGTCGATCCTTCTGCATCTGACTGGACTATGGCTTCATTTTTGGGCCGTATCAATTATAATTACGATTCTAAATACTTGTTTACCGCCTCTTACAGGGCCGATGGATCTTCTAAATTCCCAAGCCAAAACCACTGGGGCTATTTTCCTTCGGCGGCTATTGCCTGGAGGTTTGATCAGGAAAATTTCCTCAAAAAATCTAAAATATTATCAGAAGGTAAATTGCGTGTGAGTTACGGACAAACCGGTAACAACCGCGTAGGCGATTTTGATTACCTGACCAATTACTTCAATCCGATTGTAAATACCTACACTTTCAACAACGAATATGTGCCGGGGGTAATCCCTACCAAACTGGGTAACTCCGATTTGAAATGGGAAACTACCGAACAGGTAGACGCCGGGATTGATTTAGGCTTTTTTAAACAAAGAATTAGCTTCAGTGCCGATGTATATAGAAAAACAACCAAAGATTTATTGTTAAATACCCAATTGCCACCATCGGCAGGTTTTGGTACCGCATTAAAAAACATTGGTAGTGTAGAAAACAGGGGGCTGGAGTTAACCTTAACAACTCAAAACATCGTTACCAAGGATTTTACCTGGAGTACCAATGCCAACATTGCCTTTAACCGCAATAAACTAATTTCGCTTGCCGAAGGTCAGAAGACCCTCGAGAGTACCATTAACTGGGATGCCGCCTGGCGTAACGTAAGTGCTTATGTTGCAGAAGTTGGTCAGCCTTTAGGTTCTATGTACGGCTACGAATGGTTGGGTACTTATAAATATGCCGATTTTAATACATCCGTTAATGGCAGCGGCGTTACCGTTTATACCTTAAAACCAGAGGTAGCTACCAATGGCAATACCAGGACAGCCATACAGCCCGGCGATATTAAATATAAAGACCAAAATGGTGATGGCGTGGTAAATGCCCAGGATTATGTTAAAATCGGAAATGGTTTACCCGCGCATACGGGAGGTTTTTCTAATAACTTTACTTATAAAGGTTTTGATCTGAACATTTTCTTCCAGTGGTCGTACGGCAATGATCTTTTAAATGTCAATAAAATGCTTTTCGAAGGCAATTCAAATAACCTGGGTAATTTTAATCAATATGCGAGCTATGAAAACCGCTGGACGCCGCAGAATTCAGAAGCTGAGATGTTCCGCACCAGGGGCTTTTTTGGTGGCGGATATTCATCCAACTACGTTGAAGATGGTTCTTACCTGAGGCTAAAAACCGTTTCGCTGGGCTATAACTTAGATCCGAAAGTTCTCAAAAAAGTATACCTTAAAACATTAAGATTCTTTGTATCGGCACAGAATTTAGCCACCTGGACCAAGTATTCGGGAGCAGACCCTGAGGTGAATACCTACCGTTCGGTATTAACACCTGGCTTTGATTTTTCTGCCTATCCGCGTGCCCGTACCGTAGTTTTTGGTACAAACCTTACATTTTAATCAAATAAATTATTTCAAGATGAAAAAGATATATGTATTATTAGTTTTGGTGGCCATTGCCAGCAGCTCTTGTAAGAAATTCTTAGATACTGAACCAACCGATAAAATTGCACTTGAACAATATTATACGGATGAAACCGGTTTAACCCAGGCTTTGGCAGGGGTGTACGATCCGCTGGGTTCGGGTAATGTTTACGGCAATTTACCAAACGGTTTCGAAGCCTGTACTGATGAGGGGTATTATGCCCGTTCTGGTCAGGTAACCGGTATACAGGTATTTAATTTCGATCCTTCGAACACCAATGTAACGGGTTTATGGACCGATCTTTATACCGGTATTAACCGTGCCAACGATTTGATTGCACACGTAGACGTACCTCAAATGGATGAAGGAAAGCGGCAGATCATATTGGGTGAGGCTTTATTTTTAAGGGGCTACTACTATTTTATGCTGGTTACCCGCTTTGGCGATGTGCCGCTAAGGTTAGCGCCAACAACAAGCCCCAACGGTGTGCAACTAGCCCGAAGTAAAACAGCTGATGTTTATGCCCAGATATTGAAAGATATGACTACGGCTGAAACAAAGGTAGCGACCTCTACGGCAATCGGTTATCCCAGCCGTGTATCCAAAACAGTAGTGCAGGGTATTCTGGCCAGGGTCTGTTTGCAAATGGCGGGTTATCCGTTAAACGATACCGGCAAATATGCGGATGCACTTGCCTGGACGAAAAAAGTGATCAGCTCAGGAGAACATGCTTTAAACACAACTTTTAGTTCAGATGCTACATTTAATGGTTTCAATGAAACCCTGCCATCGGTACCGGCCAACTCCAATAATGCCTACCGCCAGATATTTATCAATGCTGCGCAAGAGGTTTACAACACCAAAGAGAGCATGTGGGAAATTGAATTTAAGGGCAACCGTGCTGATGGTTATTTCGATCTTGGCCCCTTAGGAAGCCAGGTGGGGATTACCATGACACCATCGGCAGCCAATTCGCCATTGTATAACTATCCGGGTTATTGCTATGGTTTTATAAAGGGAACAGCACGTTTATTTAATAAGTACGATGCAACCGGAAAAGATCTGCGCCGCGATTGGGTACTCACCACCTATACCTGGACGGTCAACAATACCGCCAATACCGCTACCAAAACGGCCATCGCCAAAACTGTTCAGTATGGCAGGGATATGGCCAAATGGAGAAGGGAGTACGAACTGCTTACGCCTAAAGATAAAAACCAGACCGGAATTAACTTCCCGGTGCTGCGGTATGCCGATATCCTTTTAATGTTTGCTGAAGCCGAAAACCAGGTGAACGGCCCGACAGCCGAGGCTTTCGATGCCATTAACCAGGTACGCCGCAGGGGCTATGGGCTACCTGTTGCTGCAGCTAGTGCAGTGGCCGATTTGACGGGGCTTAACAAAGCTACTTTTCAACAGGCTATAGAAGACGAGCGCATGCGCGAATTGTGTTTCGAGGGGTTACGCCGCATGGACCTGATCCGCTGGAATAAATTTGTATCGACTATGAATTCAGTTGGTGCCGAAATGGGTGCTGCGCCTACCAGTGGTGCACTTACTTCAGGCAACCAGCAGTACGGTGGCTTGGGCGGTAAAAATGTGACCGCAAGAAACTTATTGTTTCCGATCCCTTCTTTGGAAATGGCATCTAATAAACTCATTACAGAAAATAACCCAGGCTGGTAACAAGCTGCAAATAAATGAAACCTGCCGGGCTTAAACGGCAGATTTTAGTGCATCGTAATCATAAATGTATGGCTATAAAAAGAATTATTTTAGGTTTAATCACTATCGGGAGCTTATCGCTCCAGGCACAGGAAAGCGCGATATGGCAGGATTTTAAAACTGCAAAAAGTACAGGTGTCACACCTGTTTTGCCCGATTTCTCCTATGCCGGTTATCGTTACAGCGAGGTTCCCATTCCAAAGGTAAATTATAAAGTTTTCGATGTAACCAGCTTTGGGGCTGTTCCAAATGATAACCTGTCCGATAAAAAAGCATTTATCCGTGCCATTGCTGCGGCAGAGGCCAATGGCGAGGGGATTATTTATTTTCCCAAAGGACGATACGTTTTTAATACCGGCAACGACGACCAGGAGGTTATCCGCATCTCGGGATCAAAGATTGTGTTAAGGGGGGAAGGAAGAGGTAATGGCGGTACCGTTTTGTTTTTTGATAAAGATTTGCCACCTGCCAATCCTCTGGAAATGTGGTCGGTACCTATGGCGATAAACATTGGCGCAAAAGGTACGAATAAAAAACTGGCTGATGTGACCGCCAACGCTCCGCGAGAAAGTCATATCATCGAAGTGAACAATGCCTCAAAAATTAAGGCTGGCGATTGGATTATCCTGGAGGTAATCAATAACAGTCCTGAACTGATTGATTATGATTTGAGGGGCATAAAACCCGATACCAGCTGGACTTCCCTGGTTAAAAAGGGGTGCAGGTTAATGAACGCCACCAGGTGGCCAAAGTAAATGGTAACAAGCTTACGCTGGTAGAGCCTATTCACTATGACGTGCAGGCCAAACACCATTGGACCATTTTAAGCTTTGTCCATTTAAGCGAGGTAGGGGTCGAGAATATCGCATTCGAGGGCAATTGGCTAAAGAAATTTGTGCACCACCGCTCTGCACAGGACGATAGCGGCTGGAGTATCCTGAGTTTAAACAAATCGGTAAACTCCTGGGTGCGAAACTGCAGATTCCGCAATGTAAATAACGGTTTAACCATCGGCGCATCGGCAGCCTGTACTGCTATTGATTTGGTTTTTGAGGGCAACATGGGGCATAACTCTGTGGATGCCGCTGGTGGTTCTACTGGTGTTCTGCTGGCCAATATTACCGATCTGACCGGAATGCACCATGCTGTGGGCGTAGGCGGCGGAAGTACTACAGCTACGGTAATCTGGCGTTCAAGCTACCCTGAAAATACCTGTTTCGAATCGCATTCCTCGCAGCCCCGCTGTACCCTGCTCGATCAGGTAACCGGAGGCCTGTCTGACGGAAGGGCAGGAGGGGCCATTTTTAATATGCCCAACCATGGCCGTAATTTGGTTTTATGGAACTACAACCAGCTAGGTGCCGCCAGAAAGAATTTCGAGTTCTGGCCGGCCAAATCAATCTGGTGGAAAATAGTGCCACCCATTATTGTGGGATATCATGGTGCCGGGACTACCTTTAATAAAGACCAGGTGCAGGTATTGGAAAGTCTGGGCAAAGCCGTACAACCCGAGTCGTTATTCGAGGCACAATTGGAATTGAGATTAGGTAAATTACCCGAGTGGATAGCCGAAGAGAAAAAGAAAATTAAGGCACAGGGTATTTTGGCCGAAAAATAAGATGCGCAATACAAAGGAATGAGCTATACCTGGCACGACTGTCTATAATGAAAACTTATAAAAAACCAAGGCGAATGAGCAATAAAAAATATCCCACTTATATCCTGTTTTTTCTTTCCCTGTTAGCTGCGTTTTCGGTTATGGCACAAAAGGGCATGAAGGCTAAAACCACCCCAAATTTATTAATTATCATGGCCGATCAGTGGAGAGGGCAGGCCATGGGTTTCGAAGGCCGGGAGCCCGTAATGACCCCGTATTTGGATCAGTATGCCAAAGAGAGTTTGGTGCTGAGCCAGATGGTAAGTAATTACCCAGTTTGTTCGCCAGCCAGGGCCATGCTCATGACGGGGCAATATCCGCTCAAAAACCATGTGTACAGCAATGTAAATTCCAGTTCGGCCCCTTTCGGCATCGAACTTCAAAAAGATGCCGTATGCTGGTCGGATGTATTGAAACAGAACGGTTATTCGAACGGTTACATCGGTAAATGGCATCTCGATTCGCCGTACCAACCTTACATCCCTACCTCAAACAACACCGAGAAATTAGCGTGGAACGAATGGACTGCACCCGACCGCAGGCACGGGTTCGATTACTGGTATGCCTATGGTACCTACGATGAGCACAACAAGCCCATGTACTGGGACACCAACGATAAACGCGATGATTTTAAGTACGTAAACCAATGGGGGCCGGAGCACGAAGCCGATAAAGCATTGGCTTACTTTAAAAATGAAAAGGGAAAAATCCGTAAAAGCGGTGCCCCTTTCTCTTTGGTGGTTTCCATGAATCCGCCGCACTCTAATTACAAAACTGTTCCGCAGAAATATTATAACCTGTATAAAGATATCCCTTTAGCCGATCTGGTAAAAGATCCCAATATACCGCCAGCGGGTACCCCATTTGGCGATCAGTACCGCAAGGATGTGCGTTATTATTATGCCAATATTACGGGCGTAGACGAACAGATTGGCCGCATTTTGCAGGGCTTAAAAGATCAGCAGCTGGCCCAAAATACCATTGTAGTCATCATGGCCGACCATGGCAACTGTTTAGGCAAGCATGCAGAAGAATCGAAAAACAATATTTACGAAGAGTCGCTGAGGATTCCGTTTATCGTAAACTGGAAAGGCCATATTTTACCGCGTAAGGATGATACCTTTCTGGGGAGTGTGCCCGATATTTATCCAACGCTTTTAGAACTGATGGGGCTGAAAAACAAAACGCCTCAAAATGTAGATGGCAAAAGTTACGCGCAATACTACCTCAACGGCAAAG
The nucleotide sequence above comes from Pedobacter riviphilus. Encoded proteins:
- a CDS encoding SusC/RagA family TonB-linked outer membrane protein → MRRILLFSVFLLTVFSSSAQQSKMITGTVTDQKTGETLAGVSISIKGTAKGGVTTRAQGEYSISVPADQPAVLVFRYVGYHAKEVTVNQQKTINVALTEQNNDLDQVVVVGYGSVAKKDLTGSVSSVKMAELNKAPVRSFDEALAGRVAGVQVTSADGRPGSGVDIVIRGNNSVTQANSPLYVVDGFPIEDPNNNVVNPADIESIDILKDASATAIYGARGANGVVVITTKKGKQGKPVFSFSSTLGVQRMTKKMEMMSPYEYVKYQLELTPALTGTPATPTQIYLADGKTLDYYNGVNAIDWQDLVSRTALYNNNDFAVRGGTKKLKYAVSTSTVNQNGILLNSNYQRYTGRAVLDYAITDKLKIGVNANYSFLKQKGIDPTRGENGATTNVMTSILGMRPVPSELFDLEDAFQDPDMNAANDYRINPVINLQNSYNVTNTHNITANGYAEYAILKDLKLRSSFGIVENKAENDVFNNTKTSTGRPGGTNGVNGKITNNNYSNWLNENTLTWDKKISKKSKLNLLGGFTLQKRHTWSNGRSVTQLPNEDLMFDGFDQGVQQRVDPSASDWTMASFLGRINYNYDSKYLFTASYRADGSSKFPSQNHWGYFPSAAIAWRFDQENFLKKSKILSEGKLRVSYGQTGNNRVGDFDYLTNYFNPIVNTYTFNNEYVPGVIPTKLGNSDLKWETTEQVDAGIDLGFFKQRISFSADVYRKTTKDLLLNTQLPPSAGFGTALKNIGSVENRGLELTLTTQNIVTKDFTWSTNANIAFNRNKLISLAEGQKTLESTINWDAAWRNVSAYVAEVGQPLGSMYGYEWLGTYKYADFNTSVNGSGVTVYTLKPEVATNGNTRTAIQPGDIKYKDQNGDGVVNAQDYVKIGNGLPAHTGGFSNNFTYKGFDLNIFFQWSYGNDLLNVNKMLFEGNSNNLGNFNQYASYENRWTPQNSEAEMFRTRGFFGGGYSSNYVEDGSYLRLKTVSLGYNLDPKVLKKVYLKTLRFFVSAQNLATWTKYSGADPEVNTYRSVLTPGFDFSAYPRARTVVFGTNLTF
- a CDS encoding RagB/SusD family nutrient uptake outer membrane protein, which produces MKKIYVLLVLVAIASSSCKKFLDTEPTDKIALEQYYTDETGLTQALAGVYDPLGSGNVYGNLPNGFEACTDEGYYARSGQVTGIQVFNFDPSNTNVTGLWTDLYTGINRANDLIAHVDVPQMDEGKRQIILGEALFLRGYYYFMLVTRFGDVPLRLAPTTSPNGVQLARSKTADVYAQILKDMTTAETKVATSTAIGYPSRVSKTVVQGILARVCLQMAGYPLNDTGKYADALAWTKKVISSGEHALNTTFSSDATFNGFNETLPSVPANSNNAYRQIFINAAQEVYNTKESMWEIEFKGNRADGYFDLGPLGSQVGITMTPSAANSPLYNYPGYCYGFIKGTARLFNKYDATGKDLRRDWVLTTYTWTVNNTANTATKTAIAKTVQYGRDMAKWRREYELLTPKDKNQTGINFPVLRYADILLMFAEAENQVNGPTAEAFDAINQVRRRGYGLPVAAASAVADLTGLNKATFQQAIEDERMRELCFEGLRRMDLIRWNKFVSTMNSVGAEMGAAPTSGALTSGNQQYGGLGGKNVTARNLLFPIPSLEMASNKLITENNPGW
- a CDS encoding glycosyl hydrolase family 28-related protein, producing the protein MAIKRIILGLITIGSLSLQAQESAIWQDFKTAKSTGVTPVLPDFSYAGYRYSEVPIPKVNYKVFDVTSFGAVPNDNLSDKKAFIRAIAAAEANGEGIIYFPKGRYVFNTGNDDQEVIRISGSKIVLRGEGRGNGGTVLFFDKDLPPANPLEMWSVPMAINIGAKGTNKKLADVTANAPRESHIIEVNNASKIKAGDWIILEVINNSPELIDYDLRGIKPDTSWTSLVKKGCRLMNATRWPK
- a CDS encoding DUF4955 domain-containing protein, whose amino-acid sequence is MQVNERHQVAKVNGNKLTLVEPIHYDVQAKHHWTILSFVHLSEVGVENIAFEGNWLKKFVHHRSAQDDSGWSILSLNKSVNSWVRNCRFRNVNNGLTIGASAACTAIDLVFEGNMGHNSVDAAGGSTGVLLANITDLTGMHHAVGVGGGSTTATVIWRSSYPENTCFESHSSQPRCTLLDQVTGGLSDGRAGGAIFNMPNHGRNLVLWNYNQLGAARKNFEFWPAKSIWWKIVPPIIVGYHGAGTTFNKDQVQVLESLGKAVQPESLFEAQLELRLGKLPEWIAEEKKKIKAQGILAEK
- a CDS encoding sulfatase family protein is translated as MSNKKYPTYILFFLSLLAAFSVMAQKGMKAKTTPNLLIIMADQWRGQAMGFEGREPVMTPYLDQYAKESLVLSQMVSNYPVCSPARAMLMTGQYPLKNHVYSNVNSSSAPFGIELQKDAVCWSDVLKQNGYSNGYIGKWHLDSPYQPYIPTSNNTEKLAWNEWTAPDRRHGFDYWYAYGTYDEHNKPMYWDTNDKRDDFKYVNQWGPEHEADKALAYFKNEKGKIRKSGAPFSLVVSMNPPHSNYKTVPQKYYNLYKDIPLADLVKDPNIPPAGTPFGDQYRKDVRYYYANITGVDEQIGRILQGLKDQQLAQNTIVVIMADHGNCLGKHAEESKNNIYEESLRIPFIVNWKGHILPRKDDTFLGSVPDIYPTLLELMGLKNKTPQNVDGKSYAQYYLNGKGEKPAEQYILGAIGSNNVNINTGFRGIRTKDYKLAFVKKKGKAAYELYDLKADPFELNNIYRADLPIVKKLQPVLLQWLEKTKDAFVPGQ